A window from Candidatus Poribacteria bacterium encodes these proteins:
- a CDS encoding type II toxin-antitoxin system death-on-curing family toxin: MNWITLEELILIHERVIDETGGVHGITNPGELEMALSRPFITFGRKEMFPDLWSKVAALIHSIIAFHPFADGNKRTALVAADVCLRLNGHRLKPSEEVEPFFRAIARGEKNIREITDWIINNTEPWGET; this comes from the coding sequence GTGAATTGGATAACATTAGAAGAGCTGATCCTCATCCACGAGCGGGTAATAGATGAAACTGGAGGCGTTCACGGAATAACAAACCCAGGGGAGTTGGAAATGGCTTTGTCTCGGCCTTTTATAACCTTCGGAAGAAAAGAGATGTTTCCCGATCTCTGGAGTAAGGTGGCAGCTTTGATTCACTCGATAATAGCCTTTCACCCTTTTGCGGACGGTAATAAGCGTACAGCTTTAGTAGCCGCCGATGTATGTCTGCGATTAAACGGTCATCGCTTGAAACCCTCTGAGGAGGTGGAACCTTTCTTTCGGGCGATCGCACGAGGAGAGAAAAACATTCGGGAGATAACCGATTGGATTATAAACAATACTGAGCCATGGGGAGAGACATAA